One window from the genome of Antechinus flavipes isolate AdamAnt ecotype Samford, QLD, Australia chromosome X, AdamAnt_v2, whole genome shotgun sequence encodes:
- the LOC127542969 gene encoding transcriptional regulator ATRX-like — protein MENPNGEGSGQSEELKPSCPERKQHMDYDDGKMVHESINPFPSDENSEILVRKSFTEEPKKKEDKDDFQEPEVRHRSRMRTKISKRHAGERLHEIVCCTACGQQVNHYEDSVYRHPALNVLICKSCYTYTSDDISNDATRPHKHCRWCAEGGELIICDFCPNAFCKKCIWRNLGKKEMAKVMDKNTKWSCYICQPEPLLDLVAICDCVFDNLSHLDQQSKKKKLVSKKPDNTCDHLEKLKHGSCDEETHQVYNPSSDAPPPPFSTLLIPEALIEKTEALVENVRETNTTFLKHLQQTSPYSVSPSERECQYEIMKHMVMEIHNAQEALEDCLSNEVIKMVVKEIDENNKDRENENV, from the exons ATGGAAAATCCCAATGGTGAG GGTAGTGGGCAATCTGAAGAACTGAAGCCATCGTGCCCTGAGAG gaAACAACATATGGACTATGATGATGGAAAGATGGTGCATGAATCTATCAATCCATTTCCTTCAGATGAAAATTCAGAAATTCTTGTGAGAAAAAGCTTCACAGAAG AACcaaagaagaaggaagacaaagatgaTTTTCAAGAGCCTGAAGTTAGACACAGAAGCAGAATGAGGACTAAAATTTCCAAAAGACATGCTG GGGAAAGACTTCATGAGATCGTGTGTTGTACTGCTTGTGGTCAACAAGTGAACCATTATGAGGATTCAGTGTATAGACATCCTGCACTGAATGTTCTTATTTGTAAG AGCTGCTACACATATACGAGTGATGACATAAGCAATGATGCTACTAGACCTCATAAGCACTGCAG aTGGTGTGCAGAAGGCGGAGAGTTAATTATTTGTGATTTCTGCCCTAATGCTTTTTGTAAAAAATGCATTTGGCGCAATCTAGGGAAAAAGGAGATGGCAAAAGTGATGGATAAGAACACTAAGTGGAGTTGTTACATTTGTCAGCCAGAGCCTTTATTGGATTTGGTTGCCATATGTGACTGTGTATTTGACAATTTATCACACTTAGATCAGCagtctaaaaagaaaaagttagtaAGTAAAAAGCCTGATAACACATGTGAtcatttagagaaattaaaacatGGAAGTTGTGATGAAGAGACACATCAGGTGTATAACCCTTCCTCTGATGCTCCACCACCCCCTTTTTCCACATTACTGATTCCAGAAGCCTTAATTGAGAAGACAGAAGCATTGGTTGAGAATGTGAGAGAGACAAACACTACTTTTCTGAAACATTTGCAACAAACATCCCCTTATTCAGTTAGTCCAAGTGAGAGGGAATGTCAGTATGAAATTATGAAACATATGGTAATGGAGATACATAATGCTCAGGAGGCCTTGGAAGATTGCCTGAGtaatgaagtaataaaaatgGTTGTTAAAGAGatagatgaaaataataaagacagagaaaatgagaatgtttaa